One window of Nicotiana tomentosiformis chromosome 11, ASM39032v3, whole genome shotgun sequence genomic DNA carries:
- the LOC138901169 gene encoding uncharacterized protein yields the protein MGKDVVLRPPSIEEETPALVPKPAKDHKRKKASTFEDPQPKTMEAFKPRKNTILLTEESVRCLRDEEEEEEEEEEEEEEEEEEEEEKKNDGSILVARAKKTIDAPKAAGSMIVYEAPPRTGGISEKDSGKVPESLEVEDASHRSQQTALVVHQEACSRAELSRYEDDL from the exons ATGGGCAAAGATGTGGTTTTGAGGCCCCCGTCTATTGAGGAAGAGACGCCGGCTCTGGTCCCGAAACCGGCGAAGGACCATAAGAGGAAAAAGGCCTCTACTTTCGAGGATCCACAACCTAAGACAATGGAGGCTtttaagccgaggaagaataccatccttTTGACCGAAGAGTCAGTTCgttgtctaagggatgaagaagaagaagaagaagaagaagaagaagaagaagaagaagaagaagaagaagaggaagagaaaaAAAACGATGGCTCTATTCTGGTGGCCCGAGCGAAGAAAACCAttgatgccccaaaggcagctggatcgatgattGTTTATGAAGCTCCGCCTCGAACTGGGGGAATATCAGAGAAAGATTCGGGAAAAGTCCCCGAATCATTAGAGGtcgaggatgcctcccaccgaagtcaacaaacg GCCTTAGTGGTTCATCAAGAAGCATGttctcgagctgagctgagtcggTATGAGGACGACCTTTGA